One Aphidius gifuensis isolate YNYX2018 linkage group LG3, ASM1490517v1, whole genome shotgun sequence DNA window includes the following coding sequences:
- the LOC122851187 gene encoding uncharacterized protein LOC122851187 isoform X4, whose translation MPRNSRSRGSRRARWGTWRRKHPPTSNAEVTVDSSKQNAVFVRKSDATTLLESSGSSPLPPPSSSPSDINNINSRRYSDTDRQLIENIIIDTNENSRIRNGSRFLTMHKRRRKRLTTRSLNQEPGLLDDIFHGQVQCVLQRAGHWRFNAFTLETVSGGRSLPVLCVHLFQWYGLLKQFQLDVVRVWKLFALIEEGYHSTNPYHNSIHATDVTQAMHCFLQEEKIRKHLTSLEIMASLIAAVTHDLDHPGVNQPFLVATSNHLAKLYENTSVLENHHWRSAIACLLESGVSEQLSPEIRPELQGYISSLILATDITRQQEFLTKFKSYQDNNILDMKKCEYRHFILQISLKCADISNPCRPWDISRKWSYKVCEEFFRQGDYERQLNLPVTPLCDRQTISIPKIQSGFFQFVVTPLYNEWNRFLGDGLSIILMKNLKSNQQKWENLIAQETIDDVDDEDDNNKTDQEEIQNSQISEDPPDVCCAIDNTATLQEEEEEEGEESYSIDIQFHVFDKNLHKISTSSSSRRSSLPYNYYDKKLTGRRHSVPMSIKPQSSSSSSSSSKTTATPLPLVKLDNQSCCNNNKLSSLSLLSSHSSLIESITNTNTNTENERPVSAENLLPETSIASITSSIEASRLSSVLSQSQTTKQLTRQQTFPPLQPYNRIRYLSTTAEMSKCKIDVLHETPQCSQNIEANQSHSSSKTTTPPPPPLSTTPDKKRERKISTRSYTIDHHHHHHHHHHSSGKRRESSAYADFNRLNVDSAFIGNERRRHSLQGVKSDELPLSSRHHKHHNNKNNDNNNNKNKNNISSSSSSNSSSNNNNNNSHYQYHKRPSSAQETDSTQVIYATLTGVTTFKHKSICSESIDISLSQSNVSLEESAADEEQKSTDKFMPLPADNNTINKLKETESLRRFSTPINNDSKIGFIGREKSGRRFTMIPVTSELPIQKVFFIGSPPESPPRHKSISSSSDSGSEQRKSIGETCSEPISYYKSSKIQKMSDDDDNNNNNNNNDGDDDERMKENVDPRVTTTDEAGKFTTGRRVAQGGWARRRGSAPVGLMFRLDDGPLTVTSRIDRHMRRGSVPADIANQTFTSGGSFRSALGIRGEKKTSSSSSRRSSLPPEAAFVNILGNTFLPTDERENNNNINQGMPSPRRGSVPADISELRRDLFGRSSINNKSQQRNRKKTLRRRSSGGPEMFSICINNTDDNDLNAKWSGWKREFLIRDSIPEPSVKRRGSLPVEMLSISHAGNGGGGGGVAGGAGTSRRRSSLWRL comes from the exons ATGCCAAGAAATTCAAGATCTCGAGGATCACGTAGAGCTCGATGGGGCACATGGCGTCGTAAGCATCCTCCG aCGTCGAATGCAGAGGTCACAGTCGACAGTTCCAAACAAAATGCAGTATTTGTACGAAAATCCG ATGCAACAACATTATTGGAATCATCTGGATCAtcaccactaccaccaccatcatcatcaccttctgatattaataatattaatagtcGTCGTTATTCAGATACAGATCGTCAactcattgaaaatattattattgacaccAATGAAAATTCAAGAATACGTAATGGAAGTAGATTTTTAACAATGCACAAAAGAAGACGTAAAAGATTAACAACAAGATCATTGAATCAAGAACCAGGATTACTTGATGACATATTTCATGGACAAGTtcag TGTGTTCTGCAGAGGGCCGGACATTGGCGCTTCAACGCATTTACCCTGGAGACTGTATCTGGAG gTCGTTCTTTACCAGTGTTATGTGTGCATTTGTTTCAATGGTATGGTCTATTGAAACAATTTCAATTGGATGTTGTCAGAGTGTGGAAATTATTTG cATTGATTGAGGAAGGATATCATAGTACAAATCCTTATCACAATAGTATTCATGCAACTGATGTTACTCAAGCAATGCACTGTTTTCTTCAAGAAGAAAAA ATAAGAAAACATTTGACTAGTTTGGAAATAATGGCATCATTAATTGCTGCTGTAACACATGATCTGGATCATCCTGGTGTTAATCAACCATTTCTCGTTGCAACAAGTAATCACTTGGCCAAACTTTATGAAAATACATCTGTATTGGAAAATCATCATTGGCGTTCAGCGATAGCATGTCTTCTTGAGAGTGGTGTGAGTGAACAGCTATCACCAGAAATACGTCCAGAATTACAGGGTTATATTAGTTCATTAATTCTTGCAACAGATATAACACGTCAACaagaatttttaacaaaatttaaatcttatcaggataataatatacttgatatgaaaaaatgtgaatatcgtcattttatattacaaatatCACTTAAATGTGCTGATATATCAAATCCATGTCGTCCATGGGATATATCAAGAAAATGGTCATACAAAGTATGTGAAGAATTTTTTCGTCAAGGTGATTATGAACGTCAACTAAATCTTCCTGTAACACCACTTTGTGATCGACAAACAATAAGCATACCAAAAATACaatctggtttttttcaatttgttgtaACACCATTGTACAATGAATGGAATAGATTTCTTGGTGATGGATTaagtataatattaatgaaaaatttaaaatcaaatcaacaaaaatgggaaaatttaattgctcaagaaacaattgatgatgttgatgatgaagatgataataataaaactgatCAAGAAGAAATACAAAATTCACAAATTTCTGAAGATCCTCCTGATGTATGTTGTGCTATTGATAATACCGCAACATtacaagaagaagaagaagaagaaggagAAGAATCTTACTCAATTGACATACAATTTCatgtatttgataaaaatttacataaaatatcAACATCGTCATCGTCAAGACGTTCAAGTTTACCatacaattattatgataaaaaattaacaggaCGTCGTCATTCAGTACCAATGAGTATTAAACCacaatcatcatcttcatcatcttcatcatccaAAACAACAGCAACACCACTACCACTAGTTAAACTTGATAATCAAagttgttgtaataataataaattgagctcattatcattattatcatcacacAGTAGTCTAATTGAATcaataacaaatacaaatacaaatacagaAAATGAAAGACCAGTTAGTGCTGAAAATTTACTTCCTGAAACAAGTATTGCAAGTATAACAAGTAGTATTGAAGCATCAAGATTATCAAGTGTATTATCACAATCACAAACAACTAAACAATTAACAAGACAACAAACATTTCCACCACTTCAACCATACAATAGAATAcgttatttatcaacaactgcTGAAATGTCTAAATGTAAAATTGATGTATTACATGAAACTCCTCAATGTTCACAAAATATTGAAGCTAATCAATCACATTCATCATCtaaaacaacaacaccaccaccaccaccattatcaacaacaccaGATAAAAAACGTGAACGTAAAATAAGTACTCGTTCATATACaattgatcatcatcatcatcatcatcatcaccaccacagTAGTGGAAAAAGACGTGAATCATCAGCTTATGCTGATTTTAATAGGCTCAATGTTGATTCAGCATTTATTGGTAATGAAAGACGTAGACATTCTTTACAAGGTGTTAAAAGTGATGAGCTACCATTATCATCAAGACATCATAAACatcacaacaataaaaataatgataataataataataaaaataaaaacaatattagtagtagtagtagtagtaatagtagtagtaataataataataataatagccattatcaatatcataaaAGACCATCATCAGCACAAGAGACTGATTCAACACAAGTTATTTATGCAACATTAACTGGTGTTAcaacatttaaacataaatcaATTTGCTCTGAGAGTATTGATATATCATTATCACAATCTAATGTAAGTTTAGAAGAATCTGCTGCTGATGAAGAACAAAAATCGACTGATAAATTTATGCCACTACCAGCTGATAATAAtactatcaataaattaaaagaaacagAAAGTCTCAGAAGATTTTCAACGCCTATTAATAATGATAGCAAAATTGGTTTTATTGGACGTGAAAAAAGTGGTAGAAGATTTACAATGATTCCTGTAACATCTGAATTACCAAtacaaaaagtattttttattggtaGTCCACCTGAATCACCACCAAGACACAAAAgtatatcatcatcaagtgaCAGTGGTAGTGAACAAAGAAAAAGTATTGGTGAAACTTGTTCTGAACCAATATCATATTATAAAagttcaaaaatacaaaaaatgagtgatgatgatgataataataataataataataataatgatggtgatgatgatgaaagaaTGAAGGAAAATGTTGATCCACGTGTTACTACTACTGATGAAGCTGGAAAATTTACAACTGGACGACGAGTTGCTCag GGAGGATGGGCAAGAAGACGTGGATCAGCGCCAGTTGGACTGATGTTTCGTCTGGATGATGGTCCATTAACTGTGACATCAAGAATAGACCGACATATGAGACGTGGTTCTGTACCTGCTGACATTGCCAATCAaa cATTTACTTCTGGTGGATCCTTTCGATCGGCATTGGGCATTCGAGGAGAAAAgaaaacatcatcatcatcatctagaCGATCTAGTTTACCTCCAGAAGCAGCATTTGTAAATATACTTGGAAATACTTTTCTACCAACAG atgaacgtgaaaataacaacaatataaatcaGGGTATGCCATCACCAAGACGTGGCTCTGTACCAGCAGATATATCAGAATTACGTCGTGATTTATTTGGTCGTAgcagtattaataataaaagtcaacaacgtaatagaaaaaaaacattacgtCGACGTAGCAGTGGTGGACCTGAAATGTTTtccatttgtataaataatactgATGACAATGATCTAAATGCTAAATGGTCTGGATGGAAacgtgaatttttaataagagATTCAATACCAGAACCAAGTGTCAAAAGACGTGGTTCATTGCCCGTTGAAATGCTATCAATATCACATGCTG gtaatggtggtggtggtggtggtgttgctGGTGGTGCAGGTACTAGCAGACGAAGATCAAGTCTATGGAGACTCTAG
- the LOC122851187 gene encoding uncharacterized protein LOC122851187 isoform X1 translates to MVEGCKCHHRRRKRRKSDIKKYKKNSVKLASFKREQESRDTRTRRRINGAGGGGGSLSSHGSATGIQCGLCAVLTGLFRRALCIAGSRRGSGESCYQELTCDNQQQDIITTTTTTNIQEKTCNIVVSVVLSTPEKTSSSTSPTTTTTDENNKNIHIIQFETSNAEVTVDSSKQNAVFVRKSEDATTLLESSGSSPLPPPSSSPSDINNINSRRYSDTDRQLIENIIIDTNENSRIRNGSRFLTMHKRRRKRLTTRSLNQEPGLLDDIFHGQVQCVLQRAGHWRFNAFTLETVSGGRSLPVLCVHLFQWYGLLKQFQLDVVRVWKLFALIEEGYHSTNPYHNSIHATDVTQAMHCFLQEEKIRKHLTSLEIMASLIAAVTHDLDHPGVNQPFLVATSNHLAKLYENTSVLENHHWRSAIACLLESGVSEQLSPEIRPELQGYISSLILATDITRQQEFLTKFKSYQDNNILDMKKCEYRHFILQISLKCADISNPCRPWDISRKWSYKVCEEFFRQGDYERQLNLPVTPLCDRQTISIPKIQSGFFQFVVTPLYNEWNRFLGDGLSIILMKNLKSNQQKWENLIAQETIDDVDDEDDNNKTDQEEIQNSQISEDPPDVCCAIDNTATLQEEEEEEGEESYSIDIQFHVFDKNLHKISTSSSSRRSSLPYNYYDKKLTGRRHSVPMSIKPQSSSSSSSSSKTTATPLPLVKLDNQSCCNNNKLSSLSLLSSHSSLIESITNTNTNTENERPVSAENLLPETSIASITSSIEASRLSSVLSQSQTTKQLTRQQTFPPLQPYNRIRYLSTTAEMSKCKIDVLHETPQCSQNIEANQSHSSSKTTTPPPPPLSTTPDKKRERKISTRSYTIDHHHHHHHHHHSSGKRRESSAYADFNRLNVDSAFIGNERRRHSLQGVKSDELPLSSRHHKHHNNKNNDNNNNKNKNNISSSSSSNSSSNNNNNNSHYQYHKRPSSAQETDSTQVIYATLTGVTTFKHKSICSESIDISLSQSNVSLEESAADEEQKSTDKFMPLPADNNTINKLKETESLRRFSTPINNDSKIGFIGREKSGRRFTMIPVTSELPIQKVFFIGSPPESPPRHKSISSSSDSGSEQRKSIGETCSEPISYYKSSKIQKMSDDDDNNNNNNNNDGDDDERMKENVDPRVTTTDEAGKFTTGRRVAQGGWARRRGSAPVGLMFRLDDGPLTVTSRIDRHMRRGSVPADIANQTFTSGGSFRSALGIRGEKKTSSSSSRRSSLPPEAAFVNILGNTFLPTDERENNNNINQGMPSPRRGSVPADISELRRDLFGRSSINNKSQQRNRKKTLRRRSSGGPEMFSICINNTDDNDLNAKWSGWKREFLIRDSIPEPSVKRRGSLPVEMLSISHAGNGGGGGGVAGGAGTSRRRSSLWRL, encoded by the exons ATGGTTGAGGGTTGCAAGTGTCATCATCGTCGACGTAAAAGACGAAAatctgatattaaaaaatataaaaaaaatagtgttaaACTGGCGTCATTTAAACGTGAACAAGAGTCTCGGGATACTCGGACCCGTCGACGTATTAATggtgctggtggtggtggtggttcaTTATCAAGTCATGGAAGTGCAACTGGCATACAGTGTGGTCTTTGTGCTGTTCTTACTGGTTTATTTAGACGTGCATTGTGCATTGCCGGTAGTAGAAGAGGATCTGGTGAATCTTGTTATCAagaattaacatgtgacaatcAACAACAAGATATTATTACAACGACAACGACAACtaatatacaagaaaaaactTGTAATATTGTTGTATCTGTTGTATTGTCAACACCTGaaaaaacatcatcatcaacatccccaacaacaacaacaactgatgaaaataataaaaatattcatatcatTCAATTTgag aCGTCGAATGCAGAGGTCACAGTCGACAGTTCCAAACAAAATGCAGTATTTGTACGAAAATCCG aagATGCAACAACATTATTGGAATCATCTGGATCAtcaccactaccaccaccatcatcatcaccttctgatattaataatattaatagtcGTCGTTATTCAGATACAGATCGTCAactcattgaaaatattattattgacaccAATGAAAATTCAAGAATACGTAATGGAAGTAGATTTTTAACAATGCACAAAAGAAGACGTAAAAGATTAACAACAAGATCATTGAATCAAGAACCAGGATTACTTGATGACATATTTCATGGACAAGTtcag TGTGTTCTGCAGAGGGCCGGACATTGGCGCTTCAACGCATTTACCCTGGAGACTGTATCTGGAG gTCGTTCTTTACCAGTGTTATGTGTGCATTTGTTTCAATGGTATGGTCTATTGAAACAATTTCAATTGGATGTTGTCAGAGTGTGGAAATTATTTG cATTGATTGAGGAAGGATATCATAGTACAAATCCTTATCACAATAGTATTCATGCAACTGATGTTACTCAAGCAATGCACTGTTTTCTTCAAGAAGAAAAA ATAAGAAAACATTTGACTAGTTTGGAAATAATGGCATCATTAATTGCTGCTGTAACACATGATCTGGATCATCCTGGTGTTAATCAACCATTTCTCGTTGCAACAAGTAATCACTTGGCCAAACTTTATGAAAATACATCTGTATTGGAAAATCATCATTGGCGTTCAGCGATAGCATGTCTTCTTGAGAGTGGTGTGAGTGAACAGCTATCACCAGAAATACGTCCAGAATTACAGGGTTATATTAGTTCATTAATTCTTGCAACAGATATAACACGTCAACaagaatttttaacaaaatttaaatcttatcaggataataatatacttgatatgaaaaaatgtgaatatcgtcattttatattacaaatatCACTTAAATGTGCTGATATATCAAATCCATGTCGTCCATGGGATATATCAAGAAAATGGTCATACAAAGTATGTGAAGAATTTTTTCGTCAAGGTGATTATGAACGTCAACTAAATCTTCCTGTAACACCACTTTGTGATCGACAAACAATAAGCATACCAAAAATACaatctggtttttttcaatttgttgtaACACCATTGTACAATGAATGGAATAGATTTCTTGGTGATGGATTaagtataatattaatgaaaaatttaaaatcaaatcaacaaaaatgggaaaatttaattgctcaagaaacaattgatgatgttgatgatgaagatgataataataaaactgatCAAGAAGAAATACAAAATTCACAAATTTCTGAAGATCCTCCTGATGTATGTTGTGCTATTGATAATACCGCAACATtacaagaagaagaagaagaagaaggagAAGAATCTTACTCAATTGACATACAATTTCatgtatttgataaaaatttacataaaatatcAACATCGTCATCGTCAAGACGTTCAAGTTTACCatacaattattatgataaaaaattaacaggaCGTCGTCATTCAGTACCAATGAGTATTAAACCacaatcatcatcttcatcatcttcatcatccaAAACAACAGCAACACCACTACCACTAGTTAAACTTGATAATCAAagttgttgtaataataataaattgagctcattatcattattatcatcacacAGTAGTCTAATTGAATcaataacaaatacaaatacaaatacagaAAATGAAAGACCAGTTAGTGCTGAAAATTTACTTCCTGAAACAAGTATTGCAAGTATAACAAGTAGTATTGAAGCATCAAGATTATCAAGTGTATTATCACAATCACAAACAACTAAACAATTAACAAGACAACAAACATTTCCACCACTTCAACCATACAATAGAATAcgttatttatcaacaactgcTGAAATGTCTAAATGTAAAATTGATGTATTACATGAAACTCCTCAATGTTCACAAAATATTGAAGCTAATCAATCACATTCATCATCtaaaacaacaacaccaccaccaccaccattatcaacaacaccaGATAAAAAACGTGAACGTAAAATAAGTACTCGTTCATATACaattgatcatcatcatcatcatcatcatcaccaccacagTAGTGGAAAAAGACGTGAATCATCAGCTTATGCTGATTTTAATAGGCTCAATGTTGATTCAGCATTTATTGGTAATGAAAGACGTAGACATTCTTTACAAGGTGTTAAAAGTGATGAGCTACCATTATCATCAAGACATCATAAACatcacaacaataaaaataatgataataataataataaaaataaaaacaatattagtagtagtagtagtagtaatagtagtagtaataataataataataatagccattatcaatatcataaaAGACCATCATCAGCACAAGAGACTGATTCAACACAAGTTATTTATGCAACATTAACTGGTGTTAcaacatttaaacataaatcaATTTGCTCTGAGAGTATTGATATATCATTATCACAATCTAATGTAAGTTTAGAAGAATCTGCTGCTGATGAAGAACAAAAATCGACTGATAAATTTATGCCACTACCAGCTGATAATAAtactatcaataaattaaaagaaacagAAAGTCTCAGAAGATTTTCAACGCCTATTAATAATGATAGCAAAATTGGTTTTATTGGACGTGAAAAAAGTGGTAGAAGATTTACAATGATTCCTGTAACATCTGAATTACCAAtacaaaaagtattttttattggtaGTCCACCTGAATCACCACCAAGACACAAAAgtatatcatcatcaagtgaCAGTGGTAGTGAACAAAGAAAAAGTATTGGTGAAACTTGTTCTGAACCAATATCATATTATAAAagttcaaaaatacaaaaaatgagtgatgatgatgataataataataataataataataatgatggtgatgatgatgaaagaaTGAAGGAAAATGTTGATCCACGTGTTACTACTACTGATGAAGCTGGAAAATTTACAACTGGACGACGAGTTGCTCag GGAGGATGGGCAAGAAGACGTGGATCAGCGCCAGTTGGACTGATGTTTCGTCTGGATGATGGTCCATTAACTGTGACATCAAGAATAGACCGACATATGAGACGTGGTTCTGTACCTGCTGACATTGCCAATCAaa cATTTACTTCTGGTGGATCCTTTCGATCGGCATTGGGCATTCGAGGAGAAAAgaaaacatcatcatcatcatctagaCGATCTAGTTTACCTCCAGAAGCAGCATTTGTAAATATACTTGGAAATACTTTTCTACCAACAG atgaacgtgaaaataacaacaatataaatcaGGGTATGCCATCACCAAGACGTGGCTCTGTACCAGCAGATATATCAGAATTACGTCGTGATTTATTTGGTCGTAgcagtattaataataaaagtcaacaacgtaatagaaaaaaaacattacgtCGACGTAGCAGTGGTGGACCTGAAATGTTTtccatttgtataaataatactgATGACAATGATCTAAATGCTAAATGGTCTGGATGGAAacgtgaatttttaataagagATTCAATACCAGAACCAAGTGTCAAAAGACGTGGTTCATTGCCCGTTGAAATGCTATCAATATCACATGCTG gtaatggtggtggtggtggtggtgttgctGGTGGTGCAGGTACTAGCAGACGAAGATCAAGTCTATGGAGACTCTAG